The Brassica rapa cultivar Chiifu-401-42 chromosome A10, CAAS_Brap_v3.01, whole genome shotgun sequence genome segment TGGAGAGTATATGCGAAGGGGTTCCTATGATCTGTTTGCCTGGAGGTTGGGATCAAATGCTGAACGCAAGATATGTGAGCGATGTTTGGAGGGTTGGTATTCATTTGGAGGGTAAGATCGAGAGGAAGGAGATCGAGAAAGCTGTGAGGATGTTAATGGTTGAAAGTGAAGGAGAAAAGATTCGTGAGAGGATGAATGTTTTGAAAGATGAGGTTGGGAGATCGGTTAAAGATGGTGGCTCGTCTTTTAGGTCTATAGAAGCCCTAACGAATCATATACTATCGTTGTAATAATGGgaatatttagcaaaaaaaaacacctaAACATTCCTCCAAAATGCAAAATATTCACAATAATGTTTTGATTGTGAAATAACCTCtttatgtcaaaaaaaatttgCTTAAGATGTAAcaaaagctatatatatattgcaagTGATGTAATCGAAAACTTTCAATAAACTTGTTTGTAACAACATATTAACCATGTTTATTagcataaatattattattaacaatagataattatattattacaaattatgaTAATTATCTCTATAAATTCGtataattatgatttttttgggGGAAAAAAACCTAATGTAAAAGAATTAATGAATCATTAGTCAAACTACTAATTTCACATAAATATTGTttgtataattaaaatattattgtaagtAAAAGCCGCATAATGTAAGTGATGTCAtcgaattttttaaataaacttcGTTTGTTTGCAGTGCAAACAACATACTATTAAGTTAACTAGctttatgtaaaataaatattgatttgtatatttaaaataaatattgttgtgCATTTTAAATGTGTGCTTTTGTATTTCTCTTTATCAAAAAGTCTTCCAAACAATATATTTGTATCAAAAACTCAACTGTTCTTCGTAATTATCACCCACCAGAAAAGCAACATCCATGTCCTAATCAAGTACATGTGTCACACTTATCGTGTATGTCACTGTCCGTAGGCCAGTCTTCAGTGGATaaactatttttcttattttatggtCTTCACTCTctagaaaataaatcaaattgcAAAGAGAGGAAGAAGTTAAGAAATCTTGATTATTGAAATGGAGAAACGTAACAAGACACGAGTGATTCTCTTCCCTCTACCATTACAAGGATGCATAAACCCTATGCTTCAGCTAGCAAAGATCCTATTCTCGAGAGGCTTCTCAATCACGATCATCCACACGCTCTTCAACGCGCCTAAATCTTCAGACCACCCTCTCTTCACTTTCCTACAGATCCCCGACGGTTTGTCCGAATCTCAGACGCAGTCTCGCGATGTCCTGCTTCAGCTCACGCTCCTCAACAACAACTGCGAGAACCCGTTACGTGAGTGTTTGACTAAACTCATCAAAGGTTCAGGAACAGAGGAAGGTGGTGAGATCAGCTGTTTGATCGATGACTCCGGGTGGGTTTTCACGCAGTCCGTCGCGGATAGTTTCAATCTCCCGAGATTCGTCCTCTGTGCGTATAAGTTCACGTTCTTTCTCCGACATCTGCTTGTCCCTCAGCTTCGCCGTGAAGGGTTTCTTCCGTTTCCAGGTACTGCTTCGATCTCCAGAGCCGGGACccattccaattttttttataatcttgTTTTTATActtctaaaattatatatataaaaaactatacaaccaaaaatcaaaatgtAGATTTAGGGTGGTGATCGGTAATTGCTGTTGATATTTTCCACAACCacaattatatttacaattttaaatttacaccatttttgatttgtatttttttttcaaagttcacgtccattttttaaaaaaattcacgaTACTTTTTTAAACTTATGTCTCAAACAAATACCTAAaactcaaatttaaaaattttaaaaagttaaaaatataaacccaaaaaaaaaaattacaacaatatttttacattcaaaaaataaaatcacagTTTTTACCAATCAAACCCATAAACTTTTGTTCAGgtaaatatatagattaattatttttaaataacatatagatttgagaaaaagactagaatatcactaaaccaagtttatgtagcactcaaggctcaaagtcacaaaaataggtttcattaaagaggtaaatatacatttatatccattgggttaattaatagggtttagagttaaggggtggtgttttggaattagggtttaaaattttataaaaaaaatactaaaataaaaaataaaaattttaaaaacagtttcaaaaagtatttttaaattataaaaaaaaaatttgaaaaaaaaaataaaaaaaaaaattataaaaatttcgaatctgaaaacatataatctgaaactataaaaaaaaatctttttttattttttttatttttattttatttatttttatttatttttgtttgtttatttaattttaaaccaaggatattagggatattttaacctttaatgaatgtcatttttatgactttctctttctagtgctatttttgagacataaacttcaaaaggtgctattattgacaattgccctatagatttatatgtaaaaacgttatttatgtattttatatatagattaatatataaaaataaataattttaaaaacgttAGAGGCCCTTATAATATTGGAGGCCCATTAAAATATTTCATGTAAATGGGCTCAGGCCCGGCCCTGTCGATCTCATAATATGATCACTGTCTGTTTCTTGAACTCTGTTTCAGATTCCGAAGCAGAGGACTCTGTTCCGACGTTTCAACCGCTTCGAAAGAAAGATCTCGCGAGAATCATGGGAAACAAAGATCAGGCTGAGCCGCTGGATGATTACTTGTTCAAGATACTCGAGACGACGAAGCCAGCTTCGGGGCTCATAGTCATGTCCTGCGAAGAGCTCGACAGAGATTCGCTTTCCGAGTCCCACAAAGTCTTCACCTTTCCTATATACCCTATTGGCCCACCTCACATCCATGACGTCCCAGCTTCGTCTAGCAGCTTGTTCGAACCGGACCAGAGCTGCATTCCTTGGTTAAATACGCGCGAAACGAGATCAGTTATCTACGTGAGCTTAGGGAGTATAGTGACAATCACCGAGTCTCAGTTCTTGGAGATTGCTTGCGGCTTAAGGCAAACCAACCTATCTTTCTTGTGGGTTGTTAGGCCTGGTTCGGTCCAGGGCAGAGACTGGATCGAGTCATTACCATCAGGGTTCATGGACGGGAAGGGAAAGATAGTGAAATGGGCACCGCAGCTAGATGTTCTCGCGCATAGAGCTACGGGTGGGTTTTTGACTCATAATGGATGGAACTCGACGCTAGAGAGTATATGCGAAGGTGTTCCTATGATCAGCTTGCCTTTTGTGTGGGACCAGTTACTTAACGCGAGGTTCGTTAGCGATGTGTGGAGGATAGGGATTCACTTGGAAGGTCGcatagagagaagagaaatcGAGAGAGCTGTGACAAGACTAATGGTTGAACCTGAAGGAGAAGAGATTCGAGAGAGAGTTAATGTGTTGCGAGATGAAGTAAGAAGATCTGTTCAACGAGGAGGCTCGTCATCTCGGTATCTAGATGAGCTGGTTGATCGTATTACATCATTTTAGCTTCGTAGTTTAAAAGAGTTCGTTCAACTGGGAATGATCATGTCCATTGTGCTTCCTGTTTGAATAACTGTTGAGACAAATCTAAAATTATATGTTGTGGTTTGGAGAATTATTGGATTGGGCCTCGAACctcccaaaaaaatatatataaaaaatagtgtGATATGTTGTAGAGTATTTGCATTGCATAGTAACggatagaaaatatattaggtAACCATGCAGGAATCTTACGTAATTAGCTAGATGGTCATAGGAAGTATGTGATATTACCTTATTGTCCTGGCTGAGCGTGAGTTGCTATTTAGGCGTCATCGTTTAACGCATTCTAGGTTCGTAGGGTTGTATGGAAGAGTGTATTTTGTGTCAGATTGTAACAGCAAACGAGTTGAAATCGAATTGTTTctcattattttaatatgtgGCTACGATAGGCGCGTGCATGACACAATCCTAATCCTAATTTAATTCAGAACCATGATCAAcgtaaatatattgttatgtaAAGTACTTAAGAATTGTCAAGAGTATCAAGTTTTAGGTGTACGTTATTAGTAAATTAAGTTGACTTTCAGACAT includes the following:
- the LOC103846929 gene encoding UDP-glycosyltransferase 76C1, yielding MEKRNKTRVILFPLPLQGCINPMLQLAKILFSRGFSITIIHTLFNAPKSSDHPLFTFLQIPDGLSESQTQSRDVLLQLTLLNNNCENPLRECLTKLIKGSGTEEGGEISCLIDDSGWVFTQSVADSFNLPRFVLCAYKFTFFLRHLLVPQLRREGFLPFPDSEAEDSVPTFQPLRKKDLARIMGNKDQAEPLDDYLFKILETTKPASGLIVMSCEELDRDSLSESHKVFTFPIYPIGPPHIHDVPASSSSLFEPDQSCIPWLNTRETRSVIYVSLGSIVTITESQFLEIACGLRQTNLSFLWVVRPGSVQGRDWIESLPSGFMDGKGKIVKWAPQLDVLAHRATGGFLTHNGWNSTLESICEGVPMISLPFVWDQLLNARFVSDVWRIGIHLEGRIERREIERAVTRLMVEPEGEEIRERVNVLRDEVRRSVQRGGSSSRYLDELVDRITSF